Genomic segment of Streptomyces alboniger:
GCGCCGCGATCAACGAGAGCGGCTGCCGCTGCTGTCCCGACGCGTCGCCAACGACGAACCCGAACTGCTCGAATTCTCACCGACATCCTGGCTGGGCCGCCGAGCGCCACCACCCGAACCAGGCCTCCCCGACGAGAAGCTGGCAGCCCAGATGGTGCACACCCTGGCGAAGGAGGTGATGGCCCTGAACCAGCAGGTCGTTGAGCCCGCCGAGAACGTGCACGCCTACACGCCTACATCTCTGGCCCGGCAACCGTCGCGGGCGCGATCGGCCTGTGCTGAGCAAACTCAACGAAGCGCTAAGGGCCGCCGCCCGGCTCCGGGGGCCGCCGGCCGACCACAGCAGCACCGGTATCAAAGGCGTACGCGCACGACTCAGGCCGGGGCAGGCGTACGGGACAGGGCTGTGCGCAGCGCGAAGACACCGAGCAAACCGCCTGCCGTGAACCGCTGAGCGGCCATCACGCGTGGCCGGGCGGCCAGGAATCCCGACACCCGTGCTGCGCCCAGCATGATCAGAGCGTTCACGGAGAGCCCCACGATGATCTGCACGCCACCGAGTTGCAGCAGTTGCGCCCAGGCCGGCCCCGCCTGCGGATCCATGAACTGGGGCAGAAGGGAGGCGTACATGAGAGCGATCTTGGGGTTGAGCAGGTTGGTCAGGAGCCCCATCGAGAAGAGGCGGGCGTTGGAGACGGGAGGCAAATCCTGGGCCGGGGCGAAGGGGGAGCGGCCACCGGGCTTGAGCATGTCCCAGGCCAGGTACGCC
This window contains:
- a CDS encoding LysE family translocator produces the protein MISLAAVGGVALVELGMALTPGPNMIHLASRAITQGRRAGLVSLSGTAVGFLCYLLAAAAGLSALFAAVPLAFTVVKLAGAAYLAYLAWDMLKPGGRSPFAPAQDLPPVSNARLFSMGLLTNLLNPKIALMYASLLPQFMDPQAGPAWAQLLQLGGVQIIVGLSVNALIMLGAARVSGFLAARPRVMAAQRFTAGGLLGVFALRTALSRTPAPA